In Syngnathoides biaculeatus isolate LvHL_M chromosome 19, ASM1980259v1, whole genome shotgun sequence, the genomic window TCGGTGCGATGACGTCGCGGCGGCATGCAGCggagcacacacaaaaaaagaaaaaagtgcgGTGGGAATTCTATCCGGACGGAGCATCCGCGGGAAAAGGTAAACGCTCCCCCCTCCGGCTCGGGGGGGGCACACGAGGCCACGACACTCAAGAAAGCGGCGGCAAAACACGCGAGGGCGCTCGTATCGCGCGACACGACGTGCCCGTGACGAGACGGGCGCGGGGCTCGGATGTGAGGTCGACCTCATCCGTCCGTTTTGCGTCACGGTGACAAAGCGGCAAATGAGAATTCATCCGCAAAAGTCCGTTTTACGTAAGCGCTTGCGTCACATTTCGATTATCCCTCCCTCGCCGCGGGGAGGAATCACAGTTAAGTGTGCGTGGATGTTATTGCTATCTGAGTATTGCTTCGCTTCTTGGAAAATAACTACCGTACGAAGGTTAGTTATTGCTGACGTGGGTGGGGGGAGTGGGCGGGGGTGAGGGTGCGAGGACTCTTTATTGGCCTAAAAGCAGATGCGTCACATTAATAATGACTCTGttatacggaagcgtattgctgccaaaccaaaaaaaaaaaaaaaaagtcgcgtatcacattataatgtgaatcatttcacattataatgtggttaggattcacattataatgggtaaagaggggtgaaatttatCTAGTATTTTCTACGTTATGTGACACGAATCTACattatgtgaaacgaatctacgttatGTGAAAAGCATCTATGTTATAtcgtgaaacgattcacattataatgtgaaaccaGTTCACATTATAATCTGGTTACGATTCACACTGTGTGACGTGTCATAgtaaagaggggtgaaatttatCTGTTTAATATTTTCTACGTTATGTAAAATGAATCTACGTTATCATGTGAAACGAATcaacattataacgtgaaacgattcagattataatgtgaaaatgattcacattatagtGTGaaatgcgacttttttttttgttgttggtgtagcagcaatacgcttccgtactaTTAGGGCACAGGaagaagggttttttttcttgaccttTATAGAGCACATATTGAAATACCTGGAAATTACTATGTCAAtcgtaaattattttatatatatatatgtatttcttcaACGGAACggcgggtcagctggtaaacctcacagttcggaggtcacgggttcgatcccggacccgcctatgcggcgtttgcatgttctccccgcggctgcgtgagtttcctttgggtgggcactccggtttcgtcccacaacccaaaaatatgtaacattaattggacactctaaattgcccctaggtgtgattgtttgtctcaatgtaccctgcgattggctggcaaccagttgtgtaccccgcttcctgcccgttgacagctgggataggctccagcacgccgcacgaccctcgtgaggatgagcagcgaagaaaattgatggctggatAACAGTGGGCCATCATATTTGGCaactacaaaaaatgtaaacaaagacAGGCTTATGGCATCTCTGACAAGAAAAGCATCTCCAATTATCTGTAAATTTTAGAATCTTTTGTATTGTATATTATAATACAAACCTAGTCATAAATATGTAACAAAAAAGGTAAGTTACGTACTtaatgaaaattatttaaagGACTACTGTATACGAAGAGTTAAGTGGAGATATGGTTTtgattatgtaaaaataatggGACAAAATGTTTGCCAAATTGTGCACATGCATATAAAATTACAGAACGTGTTGCTTaattttaagtatttaaataaagtaccgtaatttaaATTTACGGTAGTTGTTTAGGTCAcaatatttaaatcaaaatgattTCTTGTCATTTCAATATGTGCCCCACAGTAGGTAAAATTATTAGGAGGGCCCCACAATGGGTTCATCCATTTATCATCATATCATAATTCAATTGAGTTGATTGGCTGCGATAACTCACACGGGGGTCGACTGACATACGGGGAACAAAATGGTGGAATTCTCCCGCACGGGCTTAATGCAACGTTCGACTGCGTCAACATTCAGAAATCGAGCAAACGGGGGgctaggggggtgggggggtactgCCAGGTGGTCTCcggtgagtgggggggggggggggtgtcaaacacattcACGCACCAGAATCCAGTGAAAGACCAGAAGCGCGCCGAGGCTGCCTCGTTTCCACAAGAGAAGCCGGCGTCTATTTTTAGCTGGCCGCGCCTCTTTAGGTTGCCACGCACGTTCGCAGCGGGCGGGGATGGATGCTGATCCAGACTTTACAGATGGAGGGTGGgcggggggtaaaaaaaaaaaatatataataatgatcATAAAATAGGCCTGCGTGCTTGCCGATGTCatctgcctgtttttttttttttttttttttaatctcccctTTTCAGCGACTAATAATCCCAAAAAGGATAGAGCACGTGGCGGCCGAAGCTGCGTTGTGATGTGCACCCTCTGCAGAGCGGGACAAGGGTGGGGCACCGAAAAGGGAGCGGGGGGGGTGGATGGGGGCGGGGGCAGCATGCAACAACGTAGCCGCCTCAAGTGAGGAAGACAAGAAAGGGACGAACGCCTCGCTGGATGACGAGAAAACGCCGCCGTCCGCTTGGTTAGCTCCCGTCCGCCCCTCAACGTGACCGAGGACCACCAACCTCTTTCAGAACCCGCCCGGGTCAATTTGAGACAACCCTCTCGAACCCCTCCCAGATGGACCACCAAGAAGATTTCAAATAGGTCTGCTCGTTCCAACCTAGGGTGAACCTCACAGTCTCTAAACAAGACCCCACCTGGGTCACCCAAGCGGCACCACACGCTCAAAATCCACCCAGATCAGTTCCCCCCTCCAAACCCGCCAAGGTGACCCTCCCTCTTGAAACCCAGTTGGCTCCAGCACCAGGGTGCCACCCTCGCTTAAGACCTACCCAGGTGAACCAACCCAAAATTGCTTCAACCAAGGGGCACCCCACTCCCAGAACCCCTAAGGTGGACCAACCCAAGGGCACTCCCCCCCTCTCAGACCCCACACAGGTCCGTTTGCCAACCAATGGGCGCCCCCTCCCTCCCGAATCCCAACCGTTTGGGTTCCTCGGGGGTCAGACGTCGCTGGGAGTCCGCGCCCGCTGCGCCACGCTGGCGGGGACACAGCCGCAGCACACCAACCACAGCGCCTTCTGGATCTCCTGGTTCCGGAAGGCGTAGATGACCGGGTTGATGACGGAATTGTAGGTGGCGGGCACCAGCGTGGCGTAGGTGTACAGCGGCGGGTACGTGTAGTCGGCGATGAGCGAGTAGACGGTGAAGGGCATCCAACAGGCGGCGAAGGTCCCGAGGATGATGGCCAACGTGGAGACGCCCTTCCGCGTGGTGACGTAGTGAGGCGAGGCGGCTAGGAAGTGGTGCTGGAGGGCAATCTGGTGGGCGTGGCGCATCACGATCTTGCAGATCTGCACGTAGAGCTGCAGCATGAGACCGAACAGGAGCAGGAAGGAGACCGAGAGCACGGCGATGTTGTTCTTGGTGAGCGGGCGCACCACGCTGCACGTGGCCTCCTCGGCCAAACAGTTCACGCCCGTGACGGGGAGCAGACCCAAGCACAGCGAGAGCCCCCACAGCAGCACCAGCATGGTGTACGTGAAGGCCGCCGTGCGCTCCGAGTTGTAGGTCAGGGCGTAGTACAGCGACAGGTAGCGGTCGATGGTGATGGCCAAAAGACTGAAGACGGAGGCGGAGAAGGAGGCCACCACCAGACCCACGGTGAGAAGTTGGGCCGAGTCCGACTGGAGCAGGTAGGCACAGGTGAAGTGCAGGACCAGGCCCAGGCCGGCCAGCAGGTCGGCCAGCGCCAGGCTGCCGATGAGCAAGAACATGGGCGCCCGCAGGGCCGGGTTCTGCCAGATCACCAGGACCACCAGCGCGTTCTCGCAGGCGATCAGGGTCCCCGAAGTGCACAGGACGATGTCCCACGGGTTGACCAGCAGGGGCAGCTGACGGGGCGAAAGGGACTCCTCCACGGGGAACGTCGCCGGGACGCTGGAGTTGTCCGGCGGCCCCCCGCCGCTGGCCCACGCCGTGGGCTCGGGGCTCAGCCAGCTGGGGGTGCCCGGTTGCTCTTCGCTCATTGTGGCCCCCGTCTGAAAAGACACCCAAACTCCGTAAGGCCGTGATATTTCGGGATGGGTCGTGTTTGccccaaatatttttccaatgaaCGTGACcattttcataaattgatgaacaAATAATTCTGACCACAACTCTTCAATATGCATTCTCAGACCGCAGTTCTTTAAACGTTATTAGATTTTAggttttccccctttttttttatggcaacaTTTTCACTCATTTCTGCGCTCATAATTCATGAACATGCCTTGGGTGGACGTCGCCACGAAGCAGGATTATGTGAAGACCGCTCAGCTGATTTTCACAAAACTTTGCGCATGGCCGAAGGGACCCGATCCCGTGAAATCCTGACACAAAAGGACGATTTTCCGACCTATCCGGGCGAAATCCGGCGAATCCCACGTGACAAGAATTCAGTCACGTGCACGTTTGGCGATCCAAAATGTTGCGGGCccttggcgggggggggggactgagcGCGATACCGACTAACACAATAATCCATAACAAAGACGCGCGTCTCTGCCCGGGTACATAGCCGAGAGAGCGTGAATACCGGGCGGTCGGAGGCCGACCCACCCCGCCCGGCGCGACGGCAGCATGCACCCAAAGTGGCCATATGTTACTGCTGCTGATATTCCCGCTGCTCCACGTCAGCAGAAAGGATGCTggagttgggggcgggggggtcatTTTCCTCCCGCGTGTCACGGACGCCCAACGCAGCTTACCTTGAGAGTCGGTGAGCTGGCGCTGGAGCCGTTCAGAGGCAACCTTTTACATCCATGGCTGCCGGAGGTGGACGGAGAAGAGAGGAGGAGGCTGGTGCTGGTACtggaggggggagggaggggtcGAGGGGGTGGCGGGAGGGGATGCGGCTCCCCTTTCGGCTTGGTGATGCAAGGatggaaagaaagagagagagagagagaggaggcgAGGGAAAAAGAAGAGTGCAGACTGCGGCTGCGTGAGGGGAGGGGTGGCTCACGAACTGACAGGGGGGGAggcgggaggagggggggggccgGCGTTGGCGCGCCTTTCCGAAGAAAATGCAGGATTGTTCCTTTTTACGTCCCGCGCGGCCCATCGTTACtctgaaaaaaaactgattcCGACGTTTTCCCGGCGTAAGTTTTGCAAACACACCAggtcatgatgatgatcatcTACCCAATTTCATGCTACTAAATGATAATTGATAAATATGAATCAAACGTAGTCCCCGTGTCCTTTCATACTTTTCGGCGGGTCAGCCGACGATAAAACACACCTCCCGCATTTTGCTCATTGAAAGTTTCTCACGAAGCCCCGACCGAGCAgccgtcggggggggggggacgggactGGATGACTTTAAAAATAGCTCTCATTGCAGCACAAGCGAACGTCTTGAGCGGGTGGCACCACCGGGGGGCGATAGCGAGCGGCTATGAGTCATCGCCGCGACGTCGGAAGAAAGCGAGTCCGTTGCCTCAATACtggctttatttctttttctttaaaacagaaaatgatCACGAATTCAGGCCTCCTCCGTCACTCCCCTCATGTTAAACTCACCAACACCTACAAAACGGTATCAAAAGTGCACCATAGTCTTATTAATACATCTCTGACGTTTTCCAATAATAgcttttttctgtgtgtgtgtgtaatatttaTACAAATACCATTCTGTACACTGTAGAAATACACAATCACGGTCGCCCCTTGTATTTTAGTTATGAATATTCCCGACTCGCGCGAGGGAACGTCATGAAAGACTGAAGGCTCGTGCGTCCCTCAAACTTGAACGccactcaaaaaacaaaaaaaaatctgtacaaataGGCGCGCTATGCCGTTAAATGTATCCTCGACGCCATTTCTTCCGTTATTGTCCCGCGGGCTCGACCCGCGTTCAGTCCCTGGACTGGTAGAAGAGGATGTAGCCCGACTCGGAGTTCTTGGAGATCTCCGAGGTGAGCCCGTAGAACTCCTCGATGGCCTGCGCGTCGATTTTCTGCACGGGCGTACAAacggcgattaaaaaaaaataataataattttaaatgtgaaaacatttttaaagcacTCGATCATTACCTCCACGATGTCGTCGTCGAACAACAACCAAAAGTCGTGACTTTTGACGATGGCGATGTAGTGGCCTCTGTTCGGACCACTGCAAAGACAAAAACTTGCGGTCcatatttgtgcttttgtaacccccccaccgccaccttCTATTTTTCTACGCACCTCCCACAATGTACCACCACGGCGACCAGGTCGTAGAGCCGCTCGGGATTGGTGGCGTCTCCGGACGTGTTGAAGAGGCGCAGCTCCAGCGGGAAGACGACGCGGTACGACAGCTTGGTGTAGCGCTGCAGCTGCTCCATGTACTTGAAGCGCTTCAGGTGCAGGGCCAGGATCATCGGCAGCTTCTTCACGCGCATCCTGGAGCGCCGAGCCACCGGTTAAGAGATTTTGCGTGAGTGTTGCGACTGTTAAACGTTACAAAATACGTGCGCGAGTGCCAAATTTCATTCAAATTACACGCGTGCCGGCAATATGACCAAATCTGAGAAATTTTCCAAACTTTTGAATCAAAATTGGGAAAGGCCAGATTATCACGTTTATGAAAGACGATCCCGAACGATTATCACGTGGTGTGAGATGTCATTTGTGGTCACTGATCTGGTTGGAAAACAGGCGAGGtcgaaaaatggcaaatacaaaaaCTTTTCAATAATAGtgtcgtaatttccggcctacgagccgcgacttccccccacacgctttcaaccctgcagttcaATTTGTGaatttctaacggccgcaaaagACCCGTGGAATATACCTGCCgacgaagtgacttttaccagcggTCTCTTAGAGCTGCGTTAGCGCtgagctagcatgttgctgctgtgttactggcgtctctcagtgatatttaccggtaagttttaccttaaccagccctgttagcgttaacgCGACTCtcgtgttagcactagctttagcgcgatgctagcgttaaactctttctgtgtatgtaccctgttagcactgcgttagcactgctgtgttactggtgtgtcccAGTGATAATTACccgtaagttttattttaaccggccctgataGCTTTAGCGCAGCGATCGTGTTAGTACTAGCTACTAACGGTAGCGCCGcgccagcgttaaactctgtgtaccgtctaccgtctgccctgttagcactgcgttagcgctgtgctaacgtgttgctgctgtgttactggcgtgtctcagtgacattttccggtaagttttattttaaccagccctgttagcgctggcgcagtgttagcactagcgctaaactctttctgtgtaaaaaTGAGTTAAAATTCTGAGGCGAACACACCTCTTGTGCGCCTCCTGCTTGCTCCTACATTCTTCACAGTAGTATTTGTACTCGCTGCACAGCGTCTCCGTGTTGCTGAAGCCTCTGAAAGGGGCGAAAAAGGACACAGTTCGACTTCCCCGTTTTGAGTCCCGCCACGAGGGCGATGGCGGTTGATCCACGCGGAGGAGGAGTTTACCTAAGGCAGTGTGTGATGGAGGTATTCTGTTCTACATCCACAGAAAGGTCCAGGAAGTCCTcgtctttgctgcttatctggGAGGAAAAGATGGGCAAAGATGCGCGTTACACTCCAGCCCTGTAGGTGGCGGTATTACAAAGtcaatccccccccaaaaaatgcaaaaagatgaaTGTTCCAACTGTATTATATTACAGTcccataaaactttttttttggagtccgGTACAAACTGACGTGACATTTACACATTATCATAATAAATCAAAGAGACCGAACAATATCATAAATATTAGGGAATACATACAAATTGCAGCAGCAAAGGGGGAGTACATGGCAGGTCGCAGGCGCATTGAGAcatctcaaaagaaaatgtgtgtgtgtgtttgtgtgtggggggggggggggtgtcacaaaaaatgatttgaacctGACAATACCATCAAGGTTCCACCAGATGGCACCAATGCAAAATCATTCTTGttttggcctgagcacaaatATTGAAGTGATTTTCAGCGAGTAACAAGGCAcgttcccccaaaaaatctgtgaataatatGCATATTTGTGAGTATTGAACTGCAAATATCCGGGGGAAATGGGCTTTGGCAATGTACGTTTAATTTTTACTAGTTGATTGGTAAAAGCGTTTGTTTCTAGATGAGACATCCGGCAAACTTGATAATtagcataa contains:
- the gpr12 gene encoding G-protein coupled receptor 12; protein product: MSEEQPGTPSWLSPEPTAWASGGGPPDNSSVPATFPVEESLSPRQLPLLVNPWDIVLCTSGTLIACENALVVLVIWQNPALRAPMFLLIGSLALADLLAGLGLVLHFTCAYLLQSDSAQLLTVGLVVASFSASVFSLLAITIDRYLSLYYALTYNSERTAAFTYTMLVLLWGLSLCLGLLPVTGVNCLAEEATCSVVRPLTKNNIAVLSVSFLLLFGLMLQLYVQICKIVMRHAHQIALQHHFLAASPHYVTTRKGVSTLAIILGTFAACWMPFTVYSLIADYTYPPLYTYATLVPATYNSVINPVIYAFRNQEIQKALWLVCCGCVPASVAQRARTPSDV